From a region of the Corallococcus coralloides DSM 2259 genome:
- a CDS encoding M14 family zinc carboxypeptidase encodes MPTPKLLTRAEATDYQETSRSADVVAFVDALCAQTKLAKRVDFGQSGEGQPLMALILSDRNCFTPELAKKQKKIVVMVEANIHAGEVEGKETLQALARDLTLTSLGKKILDRLCLVFVPNFNPDGNDRISKGNRALDLKNLEGQVNPPGGVGMRYTGEGWNLNRDNMKQEAPETRALAKLYQAWWPHLFVDCHTTDGSIHGFDLTFDIPHGNAELLHTSRDYNRELAERVSAAVKKKHGFDSFWYGNFLKEGDPTSGWHTYPALPRFGSHFRGLLGRLDVLLETYSYIDFPRRCAVIRAWVLELIRDAARYAKDYRRVTEFEEAAIIARGKSPDAKEWVGINFGVAQRDAEGALVFDYPAYVLGKDIAAINSFDEASIQARRYPGKRKKVYKTPHYRTFVPTQSVSTPSAYLVPASLASRLEGHGIRFEKLAKAQRFQVDSYRIARREQTFSPDVAANVPPPGQDEVPLSQKPKPVRFETILTVAPERSEREFPAGTLKVPTDQRTGTLITYLLEPHSDDGFCRWQFLDDSLTVGELYPIHRVVEATRPPLKVE; translated from the coding sequence ATGCCCACTCCCAAGCTGCTCACCCGCGCGGAAGCCACCGACTACCAGGAAACGTCCCGCAGCGCCGACGTGGTTGCCTTCGTCGACGCCCTCTGTGCCCAGACGAAGCTCGCGAAGCGCGTGGACTTTGGCCAGAGCGGTGAAGGTCAGCCGCTCATGGCGCTCATCCTCAGCGACCGCAACTGCTTCACGCCGGAGCTGGCGAAGAAGCAGAAGAAGATCGTCGTGATGGTGGAGGCCAACATCCACGCCGGTGAGGTGGAGGGCAAGGAGACCCTCCAGGCGCTCGCGCGCGACCTCACGCTCACGTCGCTGGGCAAGAAGATCCTGGACCGGCTGTGCCTCGTGTTCGTCCCCAACTTCAACCCAGACGGCAATGATCGCATCAGCAAGGGCAACCGCGCGCTGGACCTGAAGAACCTGGAGGGCCAGGTCAACCCGCCCGGTGGCGTGGGCATGCGCTACACGGGCGAGGGCTGGAACCTCAACCGCGACAACATGAAGCAGGAGGCGCCGGAGACGCGCGCCCTGGCGAAGCTGTACCAGGCGTGGTGGCCGCACCTCTTCGTGGACTGCCACACCACCGACGGCAGCATCCACGGGTTCGACCTCACCTTCGACATCCCGCACGGCAACGCGGAGCTCCTCCACACCTCGCGCGACTACAACCGCGAGCTGGCCGAGCGCGTGTCCGCCGCCGTGAAGAAGAAGCACGGCTTCGACAGCTTCTGGTACGGCAACTTCCTCAAGGAAGGCGACCCGACCTCCGGCTGGCACACCTACCCCGCGCTGCCCCGCTTCGGCAGCCACTTCCGCGGCCTCCTGGGCCGGCTGGACGTGCTGCTGGAGACGTACAGCTACATCGACTTCCCCCGCCGCTGCGCCGTCATCCGCGCGTGGGTGCTGGAGCTCATCCGCGACGCCGCCCGCTACGCCAAGGACTACCGCCGGGTCACCGAGTTCGAGGAGGCCGCCATCATCGCGCGCGGCAAGTCCCCTGACGCGAAGGAGTGGGTGGGCATCAACTTCGGCGTCGCCCAGCGCGACGCGGAAGGGGCGCTGGTGTTCGACTACCCGGCCTACGTGCTGGGCAAGGACATCGCCGCCATCAACTCCTTCGACGAGGCCAGCATCCAGGCGCGCCGCTACCCGGGCAAGCGCAAGAAGGTCTACAAGACGCCGCACTACCGCACCTTCGTGCCCACGCAGTCGGTGAGCACGCCGTCCGCGTACCTGGTGCCCGCGTCGCTCGCGTCCCGGCTGGAAGGCCACGGCATCCGCTTCGAGAAGCTCGCCAAGGCGCAGCGCTTCCAGGTGGACAGCTACCGCATCGCCCGCCGCGAGCAGACCTTCAGCCCGGACGTCGCCGCCAACGTGCCGCCCCCCGGCCAGGACGAAGTCCCCTTGAGCCAGAAGCCCAAGCCGGTGCGCTTCGAGACCATCCTCACCGTGGCCCCCGAGCGCTCCGAGCGCGAGTTCCCCGCCGGCACCCTCAAGGTCCCCACCGACCAGCGCACGGGCACGCTCATCACCTACCTGCTGGAGCCGCACTCGGACGACGGCTTCTGCCGCTGGCAGTTCCTGGATGACAGCCTCACCGTGGGCGAGCTGTACCCCATCCACCGCGTCGTGGAGGCCACGCGCCCCCCCCTGAAGGTGGAGTAG